A part of Streptomyces sp. NBC_01451 genomic DNA contains:
- a CDS encoding GMC family oxidoreductase: MSTDEFDYVVVGGGTAGNVVAARLSEDPSVTVCVLEAGPSDVGDDNVLRLERWMGLLESGYDWDYPVEPQSSGNSFMRHARARVLGGCSSHNSCIAFWAPAEDLDDWAAAGCTGWSAADLFPLYRRLETNDAPGDHHGRTGPVKLRTLKSEDPCGNALLEACAQSGIPTTPFNTGKTVVRGANWFQINSDENNIRQSSSVAYLHPVMGRRPNLEVRTGVRAKQLVLEGRRCVGAEYLDPDLIHTRTVRARREVIVSCGAIDTPKLLMLSGVGPAEQLREVGIEVVVDSAGVGENLQDHPEGVIMWDAKQPMTTKSSQWWEAGIFYDTEPGLDRPDLMFHYGSVPFDMNTARWGYPTSENAFCLTPNVTRAKSRGTVRLRTRDYRDKPMVDPRYFTHEHDARVMTYGLKLARRIAAQPALSGWAGAELAPGPDVRTDDELLDYIHKTHNTVYHPACTVKMGADDDASAPLDARLRVKGIEGLRVADGSVMPELVSVNPCITTMMIGEKCADLLKADA, encoded by the coding sequence ATGAGCACCGACGAGTTCGACTATGTGGTGGTGGGCGGTGGAACCGCGGGCAACGTGGTGGCCGCGCGCCTCTCGGAGGACCCGTCCGTCACCGTGTGCGTACTGGAGGCGGGCCCGAGCGACGTCGGCGACGACAACGTCCTCAGACTCGAACGCTGGATGGGCCTGTTGGAGTCCGGCTACGACTGGGACTACCCGGTCGAACCGCAGTCCAGCGGCAACAGCTTCATGCGGCACGCCCGCGCGAGGGTGCTCGGCGGCTGCTCGTCCCACAACTCCTGCATCGCCTTCTGGGCCCCGGCCGAGGATCTCGACGACTGGGCGGCGGCAGGCTGTACGGGATGGAGCGCGGCCGATCTCTTCCCGCTCTACCGGCGCCTGGAGACCAACGACGCCCCCGGCGACCACCACGGCCGCACCGGCCCGGTGAAGCTCCGTACGCTGAAGAGCGAGGACCCGTGCGGCAACGCCCTGTTGGAGGCGTGCGCGCAGTCGGGCATCCCCACCACGCCCTTCAACACCGGCAAGACCGTGGTCCGCGGGGCCAACTGGTTCCAGATCAACTCCGACGAGAACAACATCCGCCAGTCGTCCTCCGTCGCCTATCTCCATCCGGTCATGGGCAGGCGGCCGAACCTGGAGGTACGGACGGGGGTTCGGGCGAAGCAGCTCGTGCTGGAGGGGCGCCGGTGCGTGGGTGCCGAGTACCTCGACCCGGACCTCATCCACACCAGGACCGTACGGGCGCGCCGCGAGGTCATCGTGTCGTGCGGTGCCATCGACACCCCGAAACTGCTGATGCTGTCCGGTGTCGGACCGGCCGAGCAGCTGCGCGAGGTCGGCATCGAGGTGGTCGTGGACTCGGCGGGCGTCGGCGAGAACCTTCAGGACCACCCCGAGGGCGTCATCATGTGGGACGCGAAGCAGCCGATGACCACGAAGTCCAGTCAGTGGTGGGAGGCGGGCATCTTCTACGACACCGAACCGGGCCTGGACCGGCCCGACCTGATGTTCCACTACGGCTCGGTGCCCTTCGACATGAACACGGCACGTTGGGGCTATCCGACGTCGGAGAACGCGTTCTGCCTCACCCCCAACGTGACCCGGGCGAAGTCGCGCGGCACGGTGCGGCTCCGTACCCGCGACTACCGGGACAAGCCGATGGTCGATCCCCGGTACTTCACGCACGAGCACGACGCGCGCGTGATGACGTACGGGCTGAAGCTGGCCCGCCGGATCGCCGCGCAGCCGGCCCTGAGCGGGTGGGCGGGGGCGGAACTTGCCCCCGGGCCGGATGTCCGGACGGACGATGAGCTGCTGGACTACATCCACAAGACCCACAACACCGTTTACCACCCGGCCTGCACGGTGAAGATGGGCGCGGATGATGACGCGTCGGCTCCGCTGGACGCGCGGTTGCGGGTGAAGGGGATCGAAGGGTTGCGGGTCGCCGACGGATCGGTGATGCCGGAGTTGGTGTCGGTGAATCCCTGTATTACGACGATGATGATCGGGGAGAAGTGCGCTGACCTTTTGAAGGCCGACGCATAG
- a CDS encoding APC family permease, translating to MATTDQPTGPGHTDDAELAEFGYKPELKRTLGNFHTFAAGISYISILTGTFQLFYFGYGSGGPAYWWSWPMVFVGQFMVALCFAELAARYPVAGSVYNWSKKVGNPHLGWLAGWMMLIASIVSIAAVALAYQLTLPQISSVFQIVGDGTGKYDVATNAVILATVLILFTTVVNAFGVKLMATINTAGVFIELVATVVLIVLFAVHITRGPQVVMETNGTGSGHGAGYLGAFLVASLASAYVMYGFDTAASLGEESRDPSRNAPRAIIRAIVASFVLGGLILLLALMSVSSLKGKELSTDGLQYVVLDVLGPTAGKAMLWCVLIAVTVCALAVHTAAIRLAFAMARDNNLPASSLLAKVSPRFQTPVLPAVIVGVLALAILVVNIRQPQIFTVVTSIGIIMIYLAYLGVTAPMLVARLRGKWQPAGDGKFSLGRWGLLVNIGAVLWGAAMTINLIWPRASVYNATAPFHWYLQWGAVLFVAVIAGGGFAYYWFVQRHRTGVLAGHRLEEKPAAPAAPLAAPAAD from the coding sequence ATGGCAACCACCGACCAACCGACAGGCCCAGGGCACACGGACGACGCCGAACTCGCCGAGTTCGGTTACAAGCCCGAACTCAAGCGCACCCTCGGCAACTTCCACACCTTCGCGGCCGGAATCAGCTACATCTCGATCCTGACCGGCACGTTCCAGCTGTTCTACTTCGGCTACGGCAGCGGCGGCCCCGCCTACTGGTGGTCGTGGCCGATGGTGTTCGTCGGCCAGTTCATGGTCGCCCTCTGCTTCGCGGAGCTGGCGGCCCGCTATCCGGTGGCGGGCTCGGTCTACAACTGGTCGAAGAAGGTCGGCAATCCGCACCTGGGCTGGCTGGCCGGCTGGATGATGCTGATCGCCTCGATCGTGTCGATCGCTGCGGTGGCCCTCGCCTACCAGCTCACGCTGCCGCAGATCTCCAGCGTGTTCCAGATCGTCGGGGACGGCACCGGCAAGTACGACGTGGCCACCAACGCGGTGATCCTGGCCACCGTGCTGATCCTGTTCACGACCGTGGTGAACGCCTTCGGTGTCAAGCTGATGGCCACGATCAACACGGCGGGCGTCTTCATCGAGCTCGTCGCCACGGTCGTACTGATCGTCCTGTTCGCCGTGCACATCACGCGCGGTCCGCAGGTGGTCATGGAGACCAACGGCACGGGTTCGGGCCACGGCGCCGGCTACCTCGGCGCGTTCCTGGTGGCCTCACTGGCGTCCGCGTACGTCATGTACGGCTTCGACACGGCCGCCTCGCTCGGTGAGGAGTCCCGGGACCCGTCCCGGAACGCGCCGCGCGCCATCATCCGGGCGATCGTCGCCTCCTTCGTCCTCGGCGGCCTGATCCTCCTCCTCGCGCTGATGAGCGTCTCCAGCCTGAAGGGCAAGGAGCTGTCCACGGACGGTCTGCAGTACGTCGTGCTCGACGTGCTCGGTCCGACGGCCGGCAAGGCGATGCTGTGGTGCGTGCTGATCGCGGTCACCGTCTGCGCGCTGGCCGTGCACACCGCGGCGATCCGGCTGGCGTTCGCGATGGCCCGCGACAACAACCTGCCCGCGTCCTCACTCCTCGCGAAGGTCAGCCCGCGCTTCCAGACGCCGGTGCTGCCCGCCGTGATCGTCGGTGTGCTGGCCCTGGCGATCCTGGTGGTCAACATCCGCCAGCCGCAGATCTTCACCGTCGTCACCAGCATCGGCATCATCATGATCTACCTCGCCTATCTGGGCGTGACCGCACCCATGCTGGTGGCACGGCTGCGCGGCAAGTGGCAGCCGGCCGGCGACGGCAAGTTCTCACTGGGCCGCTGGGGTCTGCTCGTCAACATCGGCGCCGTGCTCTGGGGTGCCGCCATGACCATCAACCTGATCTGGCCGCGGGCCTCGGTCTACAACGCCACCGCCCCCTTCCACTGGTACCTCCAGTGGGGTGCCGTGCTGTTCGTCGCGGTCATCGCCGGTGGCGGCTTCGCCTACTACTGGTTCGTCCAGCGGCACCGGACGGGTGTGCTCGCCGGACACCGTCTTGAGGAGAAGCCGGCCGCGCCGGCCGCTCCCCTCGCCGCCCCGGCGGCCGACTGA
- a CDS encoding aldehyde dehydrogenase family protein, whose product MPELFIGGTWRSPLAERTREIRCPADGSLVGVVDEADGKDTVEAIAAARRAFDEGPWPGTPAADRGDLLLRVADLMVRDKDELARAESLDTGKRLVESAYDIDDIVNCFRYFGRLAASETGRVIDTGSPSVDSRVVHEPVGVCALITPWNYPLLQTAWKVAPALAAGNTFVLKPSELTPHTAIHLMRLLEEAGLPAGVANLVLGAGPEAGAPLADHPDVDLLSFTGGLQTGRRLMAAAAGTVKKVALELGGKNPNIVFADADFDTAVDMALTAVFLHSGQVCSAGARLLVEDPLHDRFVDEVVRRAQLIRLGGPFDEEAQTGPLISEAHRAKVEAYVAQGLAEGAVLRCGGERPQGLDGGFYYPPTVLDECDARMTVVQEESFGPVLTVERFRDEAEAVRLANDTVYGLAGGVFTTDEAKAQRVAARLRIGTVWINDYHPYVPQAEWGGFKQSGFGRELGPSGLAEYREAKHIYRNTAPSPQGWFA is encoded by the coding sequence ATGCCCGAACTCTTCATCGGCGGTACCTGGAGATCCCCGCTCGCCGAGCGCACCCGCGAGATCCGCTGCCCCGCCGACGGCTCCCTGGTCGGTGTCGTCGACGAGGCCGACGGCAAGGACACGGTGGAGGCCATCGCCGCCGCCCGCCGCGCCTTCGACGAGGGCCCCTGGCCGGGTACACCGGCCGCCGATCGCGGTGACCTGTTGCTGCGTGTCGCCGACCTCATGGTCCGCGACAAGGACGAACTGGCCCGCGCGGAGTCCCTCGACACCGGGAAACGCCTGGTCGAGAGCGCCTACGACATCGACGACATCGTCAACTGCTTCCGCTACTTCGGCCGGCTCGCGGCAAGCGAGACCGGACGCGTCATCGACACCGGCTCGCCGAGCGTGGACAGCCGCGTCGTCCACGAGCCGGTCGGTGTCTGCGCGCTGATCACCCCGTGGAACTACCCGCTCCTCCAGACCGCGTGGAAGGTCGCCCCGGCACTGGCGGCCGGGAACACCTTCGTCCTCAAGCCGAGCGAGCTGACCCCGCACACCGCGATCCACCTGATGCGGCTCCTGGAGGAAGCCGGACTGCCCGCGGGCGTGGCCAACCTGGTGCTGGGAGCCGGTCCGGAAGCGGGCGCGCCGCTCGCCGACCACCCGGACGTCGACCTCCTCTCCTTCACGGGCGGGCTCCAGACCGGCCGCCGCCTCATGGCCGCCGCTGCCGGAACCGTGAAGAAGGTCGCGCTCGAACTCGGCGGCAAGAACCCCAACATCGTGTTCGCCGACGCGGACTTCGACACGGCCGTCGACATGGCCCTCACCGCCGTGTTCCTGCACTCCGGGCAGGTCTGCTCGGCCGGGGCCAGGCTGCTGGTGGAGGACCCGCTGCACGACCGGTTCGTCGACGAGGTCGTCCGGCGGGCCCAACTGATCCGGCTCGGCGGCCCGTTCGACGAAGAGGCCCAGACCGGCCCGCTGATCTCCGAGGCACATCGCGCGAAGGTCGAGGCATATGTCGCCCAGGGCCTGGCCGAGGGTGCGGTGCTGCGCTGCGGCGGGGAGCGTCCCCAGGGGCTCGACGGCGGCTTCTACTACCCGCCGACGGTGCTCGACGAGTGCGACGCCCGGATGACCGTCGTACAGGAGGAGTCGTTCGGTCCGGTGCTCACCGTGGAGCGCTTCAGGGACGAGGCGGAGGCGGTCCGGCTCGCCAACGACACCGTGTACGGCCTCGCCGGGGGCGTCTTCACCACCGACGAGGCCAAGGCGCAGCGGGTCGCGGCCCGGCTGCGGATCGGCACGGTGTGGATCAACGACTACCACCCGTACGTCCCGCAGGCGGAGTGGGGCGGCTTCAAGCAGTCCGGCTTCGGCCGTGAGCTGGGGCCCTCCGGGCTCGCCGAGTACCGCGAGGCGAAGCACATCTACCGGAACACCGCTCCGTCGCCGCAGGGCTGGTTCGCCTGA